The genomic window GATTTTTTGTGAGCCTAATATGTGTCCACTTTGGAAATTTAGACCATGTGAGTTTTATTACAATATATCAGTTAAATCTTACTGACCGAGCCTAATgagatacaatggtaaattgcccTATTACCAATTAGTCCATGCGATACAACCTAGACATAATGATTCGTGCTCCCTCGTCCCATAATATAGtacatttttgcaagctaaaataattttaaaaaacatcttatattatactccctccattccaaaatatagtgtgcccacgcttcccgaggtccaactttgaccataaatttaaccaacaagaccgactgcggcgggagaaaaaaaattaaaaattatataattgaaaagttcttttgaatacgaattcgctgttataacttttgctcccgccgcaatcggtttcgttggttaaatttatagtcaaagttgaagcacgtggatagaggaagcactatattttggaacgaagggagtaagaGGGAGGGAGTGACAGACAAGGCCAAAACAAAGTATTTTTCTTTGTCGAACGCATCACAGTTTAGTAACTACAACACCAGCTTTCCTCCTCCTATCCTGCAGCTAAGACCCTCTCTGACCACACGAGCACATGGCACAAATGGTATGGTGGTTGACAATTTGACATCGCTATCCAACCCTATCTTGAAGCTAAAGTGTTAGAGCATTGTTAATAGCATAGCTAACTACCTGCTATATGGAACTGCCATGCCACATAAAACCAATCTACTTATAGCAAATACAGATAATAGCTAGTTACTAAGAAgtattattttattaatgcatgACCCATCTTACACTCTCATAATGTTTCTTGGAGCTGGTGTTACAGCCGGCTGTTAATCTACAACTCGTCTCCTTTGTCCCTCCTCTTCTCTTTCATCCAATTCAATAAAAATATAATTATAAATGCATGTACAATGATTTATAAGATAgttttatcttaagtcttgcatgtaatttaaagATGACAAAAAAAATGTCTACAATAGGTCACTGGCGGAGGGTCGTGGGGACAATTCCGAGCTGTGGCCACCCCTTCCGTCAGcgcaaaaaatatatttataagGATACACGGCCCATTTTCATGGCCCGCGGTGGACTAGGACGATCGTCAGCCCGTGACGAGGGAGGAAAGTGGTTCGCCGCCCCATCCCCGTTCCtctggtttttctcaaaaaaaaaatccccGTTCCTCTGGTCGCCCCCCATGGTGACTGCTGCCACTTCCaggtcttcctcctcctctcaaCTTCTCCTACCCTAGTTCCCTGAGTGGCCACATGTTCTTCCTCCTTGGCTCCTCCTCATCTCCATTCTCCACTAGTCCCCTACTCCCCTGACCCCCTGAGCAACTGCTCGAGTCCCCTCCCAATCCAGTCCCCAAATCCACTTTGTATGCTTGCTCTTTTCTTCTAGATCCTTTCCCAAATCAAGCAGTAACAAGTGAGTATCAAGTGGATCCGCAGGCTGTACCTGCAAAATTCGCGCGGGAGGGGGTTGGGAGCGACGACTCCATTTATGTTATTTGGCTTTAAGTTTCTGCTATTCTATCTTGACATGTAAATTGCAGACCAcctttatttctttattttagaTGGTTAGGGTAAGTAGATTACTTCAAGTAAAAGAACAAATGTGGATTTACTATTTTTCAGCTGATAAAAATTTGTTTACAAATTCCAATTTAGGTAGCAATGGGCACAAACAGAGAAACAACTATGTATTCATATTTGCTGAGTCTTTAGTGAATCATTCAGTCCATGAACTTGCACTTTCTTGCTTTTACTTGCCATTTTTTCATAAATTTGAACCTGTTGGCCCCCCCTCATTTTTGGTTCACGCTCCGCCACTGCAATAGGTCATcttttagccttatcttcaataactagttattcctaaaaacatggtgagacatattgtgctaagagatcatctcttgtattctcttaaataagagaagacaagtcttttcttgtgggttctctctcctccacctcatcatttattctATATGGCACtcttaagatagcaccattgtacatgccctaatcctCCTGCTGACTATACCTTGATGAATAGTCCTCATGAAACCGTGTGCAATTAACTTCATCACGTGTTTATGGATCGGCTACCGATCGACCACATCCCCCTTACGCTACACATCACTATAAATACATGCGCTGCATGCTTTGCCTTCTCATCCTCAGCTACTTCGCCACAGTGCTAACTACCTAGCGTCGCACCAACCAGCCAGTAGCCAATTAAGGAGCACTTGACCATGGCGCCCAAGCAGCTCCCTACCGTCCTCCTCGCCGTCTGCGCCACCTTCCTGGCCCTCGCCGCACCGTTGCTCGCCGGCGACCCCGACATGCTGCAGGACTTCTGCGTCGCCGACTACAAATCCCTCGACGGCCGTAAGTTGTGCTAGCTCTTCCATCCATACGTCGTGTACACATGAATAGACTATACATCATGCCTGAGAATAGAgagtaatgcatgcatgcatgtatttgTGCAGCACTGCGGCTGAACGGTTTCCCTTGCAAGAGGCCTGAGAACGTGACGGCGGACGACTTCTTTTCCTCCGCGCTGGCACTCCCGGGAAACACCGGCAACCCCGTCGGATCTGCGGTGACGGCGGCGAACGTGGAGAAGCTCCCGGGGCTCAACACGCTGGGCGTCTCCATGTCCCGCGTGGACTACGCGGCGTGGGGCGTCAACCCGCCGCACACCCACCCACGTGCCACCGAGATCATCTACGTGCTTGAGGGCTCCCTTGACGTCGGCTTCGTCACCACTGCCGGCAAGCTCTTCGCTCGCACCGTCTGCAAGGGCGAGCTTTTCGTCTTCCCCCGCGGCCTCGTCCACTACCAGAAGAACAACGGCGGCGCTCCGGCCATGGCGATCTCAGCATTCAACAGCCAGCTTCCGGGCACGCAGTCCCTCGCCATGGCGATGTTCGGTGCCTCGCCACCGGTGCCCACCGACGTGCTCGCCAGAGCGCTCCAGATCGACGGCGGCCTGGTGGAGGCCATCAAGTCCAAGTTCCCGCCAAAGTAACTA from Triticum aestivum cultivar Chinese Spring chromosome 3B, IWGSC CS RefSeq v2.1, whole genome shotgun sequence includes these protein-coding regions:
- the LOC123066647 gene encoding germin-like protein 1-3; the protein is MAPKQLPTVLLAVCATFLALAAPLLAGDPDMLQDFCVADYKSLDGPLRLNGFPCKRPENVTADDFFSSALALPGNTGNPVGSAVTAANVEKLPGLNTLGVSMSRVDYAAWGVNPPHTHPRATEIIYVLEGSLDVGFVTTAGKLFARTVCKGELFVFPRGLVHYQKNNGGAPAMAISAFNSQLPGTQSLAMAMFGASPPVPTDVLARALQIDGGLVEAIKSKFPPK